The DNA segment TTCAACGAGGCCTCCTTCGCGTCGTCGGGCATCGCGCTGAGCGCGCGCGTGATGTCGAGTTCCAGGTCGAAGCGCTCCTTCACGCCCGGCTGCGGGGCGGGCCTGGCCATGCCGTGGCCCTGGTGCCCGGCGGAGGCGCCCGCCTTCAGGCCGTGCGGGTCGGGCTCCCCGTGTCCGAAGAACGCGACCGTGCCGGCGAACCCCGGGTTGCCGGCGGTCCTCGTGGCGGCCGTCGCCTCGGGCTGATTGACGAACGCGCGGATCTCGACCGGCGCGGGCTGCATGTGGTGGCTCTTCAGCACCACCCGGACCGCGTCCACCTGGCGTCGAAGCGGCAGCGGCCACTCGAAGCGCACGACCTCCCACACGCGGAAGGGAGGGAACTTGAAACAGAAGCGGAGGTACCGATACCCGAGCGCGTCCACCGACACGACGTCGGCCCCCGTCTGCCACGACACGCTGTGCGGACGCGGAAACGGCTGCAGCAGGAAGGCGGCCTCGCCGGCCGGCAGCGGGCCGGGATGCGCCGCCTGCCACGACGCCCACAGGCGGTCCACGTTCGCGTGGTGCAGGAAGAAGATCGGGTCGTAGGCCGCCGTCGGCACGTTGCCCATGTCGCCGCCGGTCCGGACGTGGACGCCGCCGTGCACGCCGTTCACCTGGCTCTGGAACGACGTGAACGTCGCGGCCCCCAGCGCCGCCTGCGCGCTCGTGGCGAGATCGTCGTAGGCGGTGGTGTCGATGTCCGCGCGCCGCGCCGTCTGTCCGCCAGCGGCCCTCGGGCCGCTGTAGAGGGGGTTGGCCACCGTCGCCCCGGCGCGGTTCACGTACGTGCTCTGTCGGCAGGCGGCCGGCACGCCGGTGGACGGGCCCGAGGACCAGTCCCAGTACGGCAGCGTCACGTGACAGCCGACGCGGCGCAGCGCATCTTCGAAGGCGAGCAGGTACGCCCGGTGCCACGTGAAGAAGCCTGGCGCGCCGTGCGCGCAGAAGGCCGTCGGGGGGCCGCCGTGGAAACTGGCGAGCGTAGCGAAGCTGAAGGGATCGGCCGCGGGCAGCGCGTACATCGCGGCCAGGGCCTCCCGCAGGTCGTGAAGCTCGTCCGTGGTGAGACAGTTGACGTTCTTCCTGTA comes from the Vicinamibacterales bacterium genome and includes:
- a CDS encoding tyrosinase family protein gives rise to the protein MRYRKNVNCLTTDELHDLREALAAMYALPAADPFSFATLASFHGGPPTAFCAHGAPGFFTWHRAYLLAFEDALRRVGCHVTLPYWDWSSGPSTGVPAACRQSTYVNRAGATVANPLYSGPRAAGGQTARRADIDTTAYDDLATSAQAALGAATFTSFQSQVNGVHGGVHVRTGGDMGNVPTAAYDPIFFLHHANVDRLWASWQAAHPGPLPAGEAAFLLQPFPRPHSVSWQTGADVVSVDALGYRYLRFCFKFPPFRVWEVVRFEWPLPLRRQVDAVRVVLKSHHMQPAPVEIRAFVNQPEATAATRTAGNPGFAGTVAFFGHGEPDPHGLKAGASAGHQGHGMARPAPQPGVKERFDLELDITRALSAMPDDAKEASLKLVAIDGAGNHVGADDLILEEIAIEVD